One Vicinamibacteria bacterium DNA segment encodes these proteins:
- the dnaK gene encoding molecular chaperone DnaK, whose protein sequence is MARIVGIDLGTTNSVVAIIQNGDPVVIPTAEGSNLCPSVVAFTPKGEILVGQIAKRQAIVNSENTIYSIKRFIGRRYDEVEEERKIVSYKVMAGPSGDARVQVPATGKTMPPQEISAKVLQKLKRDAEAFLGEPVSQAVITVPAYFNDSQRQATKDAGTIAGLEVLRIINEPTAAALAYGLDKKTNETILVFDLGGGTFDVSVLEVSEGLVEVKATNGDTHLGGDDWDERIVRFLIEEFRKDQGIDLGKDRQALQRLREAAEKAKIELSNVVETEINLPFITADGGGPKHLAVKLTRSKFEQMTEDLLERCSGPFERALKDAALDAGRIDEVVLVGGSTRMPMVQERVRKLAGGKEPHRGVNPDEVVAIGAAIQGGVLGGEVKDVLLLDVTPLSLGVETLGGVTTKLIERNTTIPTRKTETFSTAEDNQTGVDVHILQGEREMASDNMTLGKFRLEGIAPAPRGVPQVEVTFDIDANGIINVSAKDKATGKEQTVAITASTNLGKTDVERLVREAQQHAVDDRKLRELVDVRNQADTLIYQVEKSLKNLGDRVPSSDRARAESKIEELRTAMGGDDPGRIRQGAEALQQIANALAQQTTAQSYGGGSGGTPLGHGGDDDVIEGEFTEV, encoded by the coding sequence ATGGCAAGAATCGTAGGCATCGATCTTGGCACCACCAACAGCGTGGTTGCGATCATCCAGAACGGAGACCCCGTGGTAATTCCCACCGCGGAAGGCAGCAACCTCTGTCCCTCGGTCGTCGCCTTCACCCCCAAGGGAGAGATCCTGGTGGGACAAATCGCCAAACGCCAGGCGATCGTGAACTCCGAGAACACTATCTACTCGATCAAGCGCTTCATCGGACGCCGATACGACGAGGTCGAGGAGGAGCGCAAAATCGTCTCCTACAAGGTGATGGCCGGACCGTCGGGTGACGCCCGGGTCCAGGTGCCGGCCACCGGCAAAACGATGCCTCCCCAGGAGATCAGCGCCAAGGTGCTCCAGAAGCTGAAGCGGGACGCCGAGGCGTTCCTGGGCGAGCCCGTGAGCCAAGCCGTCATCACCGTTCCCGCCTACTTCAACGACAGCCAGCGGCAGGCGACGAAGGATGCGGGCACCATCGCCGGGCTCGAGGTCCTCCGCATCATCAACGAGCCCACCGCCGCGGCCCTGGCCTACGGCCTCGACAAGAAGACCAACGAGACGATCCTGGTCTTCGACCTAGGCGGCGGCACGTTCGACGTTTCCGTCCTCGAGGTGAGCGAGGGTCTGGTCGAAGTCAAGGCCACGAACGGCGACACCCACCTCGGCGGCGACGACTGGGACGAGAGGATCGTACGATTCCTCATCGAGGAGTTTCGGAAGGATCAGGGCATCGACCTGGGAAAGGATCGCCAGGCGCTTCAGCGGCTTCGCGAAGCCGCTGAGAAAGCCAAGATCGAGCTCTCGAACGTGGTGGAGACCGAGATCAACCTGCCGTTCATCACCGCCGACGGCGGCGGGCCCAAGCATCTCGCGGTGAAGCTCACCCGGAGCAAGTTCGAGCAGATGACGGAGGACTTGCTGGAGCGATGTTCCGGTCCTTTCGAGCGGGCGCTGAAGGATGCCGCCCTCGACGCCGGCCGGATCGACGAAGTGGTCCTCGTGGGTGGCTCCACCAGGATGCCCATGGTCCAGGAACGAGTGCGGAAGCTCGCCGGCGGGAAAGAGCCCCATCGGGGCGTGAACCCCGACGAGGTGGTCGCGATCGGCGCTGCAATCCAGGGAGGAGTCCTCGGGGGCGAGGTCAAGGATGTGCTGCTCCTCGACGTCACTCCCCTGTCGTTGGGAGTGGAGACTCTCGGCGGCGTCACGACGAAGCTCATCGAGCGCAACACCACCATCCCTACTCGAAAAACGGAGACCTTCTCCACTGCGGAGGACAACCAGACGGGGGTGGACGTTCACATACTCCAAGGAGAGCGGGAGATGGCGTCCGACAACATGACGCTCGGCAAGTTCCGGCTCGAAGGAATCGCGCCCGCGCCCCGGGGGGTGCCGCAGGTCGAGGTCACGTTCGACATCGACGCCAACGGCATCATAAACGTGTCGGCAAAGGACAAAGCAACAGGGAAAGAGCAGACGGTCGCGATCACCGCCTCGACGAACCTCGGCAAAACGGACGTCGAGCGCCTGGTGCGCGAAGCGCAGCAACATGCCGTCGATGATCGCAAGCTGCGCGAGCTGGTGGACGTGCGAAACCAGGCGGACACGCTGATCTATCAGGTGGAGAAGTCCCTCAAGAACCTCGGGGATCGAGTGCCGTCTTCGGACCGAGCCAGGGCGGAGTCCAAAATCGAAGAGCTGCGGACGGCGATGGGGGGTGACGACCCGGGTCGCATCCGTCAGGGCGCGGAAGCTCTCCAGCAAATCGCGAACGCGCTGGCGCAGCAGACGACGGCGCAAAGCTACGGCGGCGGCTCCGGAGGCACGCCCCTAGGCCATGGCGGCGACGACGACGTGATCGAGGGTGAGTTTACGGAGGTGTAG
- a CDS encoding nucleotide exchange factor GrpE: MGPELEEIQRKLTALLQENEELKDKYLRAAASMENARRQAERMTELRARNRLQDLYLRLIEVVDNLERALEYSNGTDALSPGVRATREQLLDVLRREGVVPIDVEPGVLFNPESQEAIETREGAVPEPTVSAVGQAGYTHEGRVLRPARVTVVRPPRHA, from the coding sequence TTGGGCCCGGAGCTCGAAGAAATCCAGAGGAAATTGACTGCGCTGCTCCAGGAGAACGAGGAGCTCAAGGACAAGTATCTCCGCGCCGCCGCTTCGATGGAGAACGCTCGCAGGCAGGCGGAGCGAATGACCGAGCTACGGGCGCGGAACCGGCTTCAGGATCTCTACCTGCGACTCATCGAAGTGGTGGACAATCTGGAACGCGCCCTCGAGTACTCGAACGGCACGGACGCGCTTTCGCCCGGAGTGCGCGCGACCCGGGAGCAGCTCCTCGACGTTTTGCGCCGCGAGGGAGTCGTGCCGATAGATGTCGAGCCCGGAGTGCTTTTCAATCCCGAGTCCCAGGAGGCGATCGAGACTCGTGAGGGCGCGGTACCCGAACCTACGGTTTCGGCAGTCGGACAGGCAGGTTACACACACGAGGGACGGGTGCTGCGCCCGGCGCGGGTAACCGTAGTACGGCCTCCGCGTCACGCCTGA